In the Nocardioides marmotae genome, CGATCGAGGTGGCCACCAAGATCGGCCGCCGTCTCGCCGACGGTGCCGCCGAGCGCGACGCCGAGCGGGTCCTCCCCGCCGAGGAGGTCGACCTCCTCACCTCCTCCGGCCTGCTCGCGATCACCGTGCCCGCCGAGCACGGCGGCCCCGACCTCCCCACCTCCGTGGTCACCGAGGTCTTCCGCCTCCTCGCGGCCGGGGACCCGAGCATCGCCCAGATCCCGCACAGCCACTTCGTGTACGTCAACGCGCTGCGCCACCGCGGCACGCCGGCGCAGCAGGCGTTCTTCTTCGGCGAGGTGCTCGCCGGCAAGCGGTTCGGCAACGCCCAGTCCGAGGTCGGCACCGCCCATGTGCGCGAGCACCGCACCACGCTGACCCCCGCCGCCGACGGCGGCTGGCTGCTGAACGGCGAGAAGGGCTACAGCACCGGCGCGCTCTTCGCCGACTGGATCCCCGTGCTCGCCCACCTCGGCGTCGACGGGCCGATGCACGTCGCCTGGGTCGAGCGGAGCGCCCCGGGCATGACGATCGTCGACGACTGGGACGGCATGGGGCAGCGGACCACCGCGAGCGGCACGGTGCGCCTGGCCGGCGTGCGCGTCGACGACGCGCGGATCACCCCCTACCACCTCACCTTCGAGGGCCCCCAGACGTACGGCGCCTTCGCGCAGGTGCTCCACGCCGCGCTCGACGCCGGCATCGCCCGCGCCGCGCTGAGCGAGGCCGCGGCCTTCGTGACCAGCAGGTCCCGGCCCTACCCCGACGCCGGCGTGCAGCGCCACGCCGACGACCCGCTGGTCGTCCACGCCTTCGGCCAGATGGAGGTGCAGGTCCGCGCCTGCGAGGCGCTCCTCGCCGAGGCGGCCCGCGCGGTCGACCGCGCGAACGCCGACCTCACCGAGGAGTCCGCCGGCCGGGCCAGCCTCGCCGTCGCCGCGGCCCGCGCCTCGACGACGCAGGCCTCGGTGGAGGTCTCCAGCCGGCTCTTCGAGGTCGCCGGCACCCGCTCGGCGCTCGACGGCCTCAACCTGCACCGGCACTGGCGCAACGCCCGCACGCACACGCTCCACGACCCGGCCGCCTGGAAGGTCCAGCACCTCGGGCGGCACGCCCTCGACGGGGTGTTCCCGCCCAACCACGGCCAGGTCTGAGCACCTCGGTTCCCAGCCCGGTTCCCACCCGCGGCCCCCACGCGACGTACCCGCACCGCACCCACAGGAGTGACGAGATGTCCTTGAAGTTCCACTGGTTCCTGCCCACCAACGGCGGCGACGGCCGGCAGGTCGTCGGCGGCGGCCACGGCGTGTCCGCCGGCGCCGCCGGCCGGCCCGCGACCGTGCCGTACCTCGGCCAGATCGCGCGCAGCGCCGAGCAGCTCGGCTTCGAGGCCGCGCTCACCCCGACCGGTGCCTGGTGCGAGGACGCCTGGGTGTCCACCGCGATGCTCAGCAGCCTCTCGGAGCGGCTGAAGTTCCTCGTCGCGCTCCGACCCGGGCTGACCGCGCCGTTCCTGGCCGCGCAGATGGCCGGCACCTTCCAGAACCTCTCCGGCGGCCGGCTGCTGCTCAACGTCGTCACCGGCGGGGAGAGTCACGAGCAGCGGATGTTCGGTGACTTCCTGGACAAGGACGGCCGCTACGAGCGCGCCGATGAGTTCCTGCACATCGTGCGGGCGCTGTGGCGGGGGGAGACGGTGACCTTCACCGGCAAGCACCACTCCGTCGAGGACGCCTACCTCGCCCAGCGCCCCGACCCGCTGCCGGAGATCTACTTCGGCGGCTCCTCGCCGGCCGCCGGCACGGTCGCGGCCAAGCACGCCGACGTCTACCTCACCTGGGGCGAGCCGCCGGCCGCCGTCGCGGAGAAGATCGACTGGATCAAGGGCCTGGCCAAGGCGGAGGGCCGCGAGATGCGGTTCGGCATCCGCCTGCACACCATCGCCCGCGACACCTCCGAGGCGGCGTGGGCCGAGGCGGACCGGCTGCTCGCCGGCATCGACGACGAGCAGATCGCGAAGGTCCAGGCGGGGCTCAAGCGCAGCGAGTCGGTGGGCCAGCAGAAGATGCTCGAGCTCAACGGCGGCAGCAAGGAGGGCCTGGAGATCCACCCGAACCTGTGGGCGGGCGTCGGCCTGGTCCGCGGCGGCGCCGGCACCGCGATGGTCGGCAGCCACAGCGAGATCGCCGACCTCGTCGAGCAGTACGTCGCGGTCGGCATC is a window encoding:
- a CDS encoding SfnB family sulfur acquisition oxidoreductase, with protein sequence MSTNLASDDPQTGSFAVIGAGRVPVLDAGAAIEVATKIGRRLADGAAERDAERVLPAEEVDLLTSSGLLAITVPAEHGGPDLPTSVVTEVFRLLAAGDPSIAQIPHSHFVYVNALRHRGTPAQQAFFFGEVLAGKRFGNAQSEVGTAHVREHRTTLTPAADGGWLLNGEKGYSTGALFADWIPVLAHLGVDGPMHVAWVERSAPGMTIVDDWDGMGQRTTASGTVRLAGVRVDDARITPYHLTFEGPQTYGAFAQVLHAALDAGIARAALSEAAAFVTSRSRPYPDAGVQRHADDPLVVHAFGQMEVQVRACEALLAEAARAVDRANADLTEESAGRASLAVAAARASTTQASVEVSSRLFEVAGTRSALDGLNLHRHWRNARTHTLHDPAAWKVQHLGRHALDGVFPPNHGQV
- a CDS encoding LLM class flavin-dependent oxidoreductase; the encoded protein is MSLKFHWFLPTNGGDGRQVVGGGHGVSAGAAGRPATVPYLGQIARSAEQLGFEAALTPTGAWCEDAWVSTAMLSSLSERLKFLVALRPGLTAPFLAAQMAGTFQNLSGGRLLLNVVTGGESHEQRMFGDFLDKDGRYERADEFLHIVRALWRGETVTFTGKHHSVEDAYLAQRPDPLPEIYFGGSSPAAGTVAAKHADVYLTWGEPPAAVAEKIDWIKGLAKAEGREMRFGIRLHTIARDTSEAAWAEADRLLAGIDDEQIAKVQAGLKRSESVGQQKMLELNGGSKEGLEIHPNLWAGVGLVRGGAGTAMVGSHSEIADLVEQYVAVGIEEFVLSGYPHLEESYWFGEGVLPELTRRGLWQHPAPQATGSAAVPFGAAGGASRAAS